The following DNA comes from Bacteroidota bacterium.
GAATGAAGTTTATTAGTAATCGGTTCGGTAAGGTCTTTCTTTTCTGAAATCTCATTCAACAAATCTTTATGTTTTAGATGCATTGTTTCTAAAAACTCTTTTTCGAATCGTTGAACGTGTCCTAACGGAAGTTCATCTAAATAGCCGTTTGTGCCAGCAAAAATTACAATTATTTCATCTTCAACAGACATCGGGTTATACTGTCCTTGTTTCAGAAGTTCAACGAGTCGCGAACCACGTCGTAGTTGTGCCTGTGTAGATTTATCTAAATCGGAACCGAACTTTGCAAAAGCTTCCAATTCCCGGTATTGAGCTAAATCGAGACGAAGTCTGCCAGCAATTTTTTTCATAGCTTTAATCTGAGCGTTACCGCCTACACGCGATACCGAAATACCTACGTTGATAGCGGGGCGAACGCCCGAGTTGAATAATCCAGGCTCCAAATAAATTTGTCCATCGGTAATAGATATTACGTTTGTGGGAATGTAAGCCGATACGTCGCCGGCTTGAGTTTCGATAATCGGCAGTGCAGTTAAACTACCGCCGCCAAGCTCTTCGGATAATTTTGAGGCACGCTCTAACAAACGTGAGTGGAGGTAAAAAACATCGCCTGGATATGCTTCGCGTCCTGGGGGCCTGCGTAGTAGTAACGACACTTGCCGGTATGCTTGTGCGTGTTTCGATAAGTCGTCGTAGATTACTAAAGCGTGCCGGCCGTTGTCTCTAAAATATTCGCCTAACGTTGCTCCCGAATAAGGCGCTATGAACTGCAACGGCGATGGCTCGTTAGCATTCGATGCTATTACAGTTGTGTATTCCATTGCGCCCGATTCTTCTAATTTAGCGACAACTTGAGCTACTGTTGAACCTTTTTGTCCGACTGCAACATAAATACAGAAGACTGGTTTCACACCAGATGCGCGAGCTTTTTCGGTGTGTGTATATTTTTGATTGATGATAGTATCAACTGCGATAGCTGTTTTTCCCGTTTGCCGGTCGCCGATGATAAGTTCCCGCTGACCTCTGCCTATCGGGATCATTCCATCGACTGCCTTAATACCGGTTTGCAATGGTTCTTTTACCGGTTGTCGCTGAATTACACCTAAAGCTTTCCGTTCGATCGGCAAATATTTATCTGCTTTTATCGGACCGTGTCCGTCGATCGGTTGACCCAATGGGTTGATTACTCGTCCTAACATTTCTTCACCAACAGGCATCGAAGCAACTCGACCAGTTCGTTTTACAGGGTCGCCTTCTTTAATATACCGGCTTTCACCGAAAAGAATACACCCGACATTATCTTCCTCTAAATTAAGAACCATACCAAACACGCCGTTCGGGAATTCTACCAGTTCGCTCGCCATTACGTTTTGTAAACCGTAAATGCGCGCAATTCCGTCGCCGACTTGTAATACTGTTCCGACTTCATAAGTGTCGATTTCTTTATCAAAACTTGAGAGTTGTTTTCGTAATATCGCCGATACTTCGTCGGGTCTGATTTCTACCATTCTATTCCTCTATATTTTTTTCGTCTTAAGTGTTAAAATGCTGTTTTAGAATATCGAACTGATTTAAAATACTCCCATCGTAAACAGTATCATTGATTTGTATTTTGAATCCGCCGATAAGAGTAGGATCGATTTTGAAATGTGTTCGAACTTTCTTTTTTGTGAGACCTTCTAACCGTTTCGTAACTTTCTCTTTTTGTTCATTGCTGAACGCAACTACAGCGGATATATCTGC
Coding sequences within:
- the atpA gene encoding F0F1 ATP synthase subunit alpha, producing the protein MVEIRPDEVSAILRKQLSSFDKEIDTYEVGTVLQVGDGIARIYGLQNVMASELVEFPNGVFGMVLNLEEDNVGCILFGESRYIKEGDPVKRTGRVASMPVGEEMLGRVINPLGQPIDGHGPIKADKYLPIERKALGVIQRQPVKEPLQTGIKAVDGMIPIGRGQRELIIGDRQTGKTAIAVDTIINQKYTHTEKARASGVKPVFCIYVAVGQKGSTVAQVVAKLEESGAMEYTTVIASNANEPSPLQFIAPYSGATLGEYFRDNGRHALVIYDDLSKHAQAYRQVSLLLRRPPGREAYPGDVFYLHSRLLERASKLSEELGGGSLTALPIIETQAGDVSAYIPTNVISITDGQIYLEPGLFNSGVRPAINVGISVSRVGGNAQIKAMKKIAGRLRLDLAQYRELEAFAKFGSDLDKSTQAQLRRGSRLVELLKQGQYNPMSVEDEIIVIFAGTNGYLDELPLGHVQRFEKEFLETMHLKHKDLLNEISEKKDLTEPITNKLHSVLKEFLASFKLG